In Bacillus cereus ATCC 14579, a single window of DNA contains:
- the nheB gene encoding non-hemolytic enterotoxin NHE subunit B: MTKKPYKVMALSALMAVFAAGNIMPAHTYAAESTVKQAPVHAVAKAYNDYEEYSLGPEGLKDAMERTGSNALVMDLYALTIIKQGNVNFGNVSSVDAALKGKVIQHQDTARGNAKQWLDVLKPQLISTNQNIINYNTKFQNYYDTLVAAVDAKDKATLTKGLTRLSSSINENKAQVDQLVEDLKKFRNKMTSDTQNFKGDANQITSILASQDAGIPLLQNQITTYNEAISKYNAIIIGSSVATALGPIAIIGGAVVIATGAGTPLGVALIAGGAAAVGGGTAGIVLAKKELDNAQAEIQKITGQVTTAQLEVAGLTNIKTQTEYLTNTIDTAITALQNISNQWYTMGSKYNSLLQNVDSISPNDLVFIKEDLNIAKDSWKNIKDYAEKIYAEDIKVVDTKKA, encoded by the coding sequence ATGACAAAAAAACCTTATAAAGTAATGGCTCTATCAGCACTGATGGCAGTATTTGCAGCAGGAAATATTATGCCGGCTCATACGTATGCAGCTGAAAGTACAGTGAAACAAGCTCCAGTTCATGCGGTAGCAAAAGCTTATAATGACTATGAAGAATACTCATTAGGACCAGAAGGCTTGAAAGATGCAATGGAAAGAACAGGTTCAAATGCTTTAGTAATGGATCTGTACGCTTTAACAATTATTAAACAAGGTAATGTTAACTTTGGAAATGTATCGTCTGTTGATGCGGCTTTAAAAGGGAAAGTAATTCAGCACCAAGATACAGCTAGAGGAAATGCGAAGCAATGGTTAGATGTATTAAAACCACAGCTTATTTCAACGAATCAAAATATCATTAACTACAATACGAAATTCCAAAACTATTATGATACTTTAGTTGCTGCAGTTGATGCAAAGGATAAAGCGACTCTTACGAAAGGCTTAACAAGATTATCAAGTAGTATTAATGAAAATAAAGCGCAAGTGGATCAGTTAGTAGAAGACTTGAAGAAATTCCGAAATAAAATGACTTCGGATACGCAAAACTTCAAGGGTGATGCAAATCAAATTACATCTATATTAGCTAGTCAAGATGCAGGAATTCCGCTTCTGCAAAATCAAATTACAACGTACAATGAAGCGATTAGTAAATATAATGCAATTATTATCGGTTCATCTGTTGCGACAGCTCTAGGACCAATTGCAATTATCGGTGGTGCAGTAGTTATTGCTACGGGTGCAGGAACACCGCTAGGAGTAGCATTAATTGCAGGTGGTGCAGCAGCTGTAGGCGGTGGTACAGCTGGAATCGTATTAGCGAAGAAAGAGCTTGATAATGCACAAGCAGAAATTCAAAAGATAACAGGACAAGTTACAACTGCGCAATTAGAAGTAGCAGGATTAACGAACATTAAAACACAAACAGAGTATTTAACAAATACAATTGATACTGCAATTACAGCGTTACAAAATATTTCAAACCAATGGTACACAATGGGATCAAAATACAATTCTTTACTTCAAAATGTGGATTCAATTAGTCCAAACGATCTTGTTTTCATTAAAGAAGATTTAAACATTGCGAAAGATAGCTGGAAAAACATTAAAGACTATGCAGAAAAGATTTATGCTGAAGATATTAAAGTAGTAGATACGAAAAAAGCATAA
- the nheC gene encoding non-hemolytic enterotoxin NHE subunit C, protein MQKRFYKKCLLAVMIAGVATSNAFPLHPFAAEQNVTVLQENVKNYSLGPAGFQDVMAQTTSSIFAMDSYAKLIQNQQETDLSKISSINSEFKGNMIQHQRDAKINAAYWLNNMKPQIMKTDQNIINYNNTFQSYYNDMLIAIDQKDSGKLKADLEKLYADIVKNQNEVDGLLGNLKAFRNRMAKDTNSFKEDTNQLTAILASTNAGIPALEQQINTYNDSIKKSNDMVIAGGVLCVALITCLAGGPMIAVAKKDIANAEREIANLKDRISGAQAEVLILTDVKNKTTNMTETIDAAITALQNISNQWYTVGAKYNNLLQNVKGISPEEFTFIKEDLHTAKDSWKDVKDYTEKLHEGVAK, encoded by the coding sequence ATGCAGAAACGATTTTATAAAAAATGTCTTTTAGCGGTAATGATTGCTGGGGTGGCAACGAGTAACGCATTTCCTTTACATCCTTTTGCAGCAGAACAAAATGTAACGGTGCTACAAGAAAATGTGAAAAACTATTCTCTTGGACCAGCAGGATTCCAAGATGTAATGGCACAAACGACATCAAGCATATTTGCAATGGATTCATATGCAAAATTAATTCAAAATCAACAAGAGACGGATTTAAGTAAAATAAGTTCGATTAATAGTGAATTTAAAGGAAATATGATTCAGCATCAAAGAGATGCAAAAATTAATGCAGCATATTGGTTAAATAATATGAAGCCTCAAATTATGAAAACAGATCAAAATATTATAAATTACAATAATACTTTTCAATCGTATTATAATGACATGTTAATAGCGATTGATCAAAAGGATAGCGGAAAATTAAAAGCGGATTTAGAAAAGTTGTATGCAGATATTGTAAAGAATCAAAATGAGGTAGATGGATTATTAGGAAATTTGAAAGCTTTTCGCAATAGAATGGCGAAAGATACAAATAGTTTCAAAGAAGATACAAATCAGTTAACAGCGATATTGGCAAGTACGAATGCTGGTATTCCAGCTCTAGAGCAACAAATAAATACATATAACGATTCGATTAAAAAGAGTAATGATATGGTCATTGCTGGTGGCGTACTTTGTGTAGCATTAATAACATGTCTTGCTGGCGGGCCAATGATCGCGGTTGCGAAAAAAGATATCGCAAATGCAGAAAGAGAAATCGCTAATTTAAAAGATAGAATTTCAGGAGCGCAAGCAGAAGTCTTAATTTTGACTGATGTAAAAAATAAAACAACAAACATGACAGAAACAATTGATGCAGCAATTACAGCACTACAAAACATATCAAATCAATGGTATACAGTAGGTGCAAAATATAATAATTTACTACAAAACGTAAAAGGAATTAGTCCGGAAGAGTTTACGTTTATAAAAGAAGATTTACATACAGCGAAAGATAGCTGGAAAGATGTAAAGGATTATACAGAAAAATTACATGAAGGCGTGGCGAAGTAA
- a CDS encoding aminopeptidase, with amino-acid sequence MTFEEKLQAYAELTVKIGVNIQPGQYLLVNTSVDALDFARIVVKEAYKAGAGRVHVDFSDEEMERAYFDYASDEEFNRFPEWIVKMNDELIERKGALLMIDATDPDKFTGISSDRLATYQKVAGAALRNNRNAVMKDSIAWSMVAVPSPKWASKVFPDLAAEDQVPALWEAIFKAVRIGEGSTIEKWREHVTNLESRAVLLNDKKYMKLHYTAPGTDLTIALAPQHKWVTGGGKTPDDTIFMANMPTEEVYTLPMKQGVNGYVSNTKPLVYQGNIIDGFKLTFEEGKIVKAEAQVGHDLLQELINVDEGSCYLGEVALVPHESPISASEILYFNTLFDENASNHLAIGKAYPTCLEGGRDLENDQLETLGANISVTHEDFMIGSSEMDIDGILPDGTVEPIFCKGSWAF; translated from the coding sequence ATGACTTTTGAAGAAAAATTACAAGCATATGCAGAACTTACGGTGAAAATCGGTGTCAATATTCAACCAGGGCAATACTTATTAGTCAATACATCAGTGGATGCATTGGATTTCGCCCGTATAGTTGTGAAAGAGGCTTATAAGGCTGGGGCAGGGCGTGTTCATGTTGATTTTTCGGATGAAGAAATGGAACGTGCTTACTTTGATTATGCCTCAGATGAAGAATTTAATCGCTTCCCAGAGTGGATAGTCAAAATGAATGATGAGCTGATCGAACGTAAAGGAGCACTATTAATGATAGATGCTACAGATCCTGATAAATTTACAGGTATTTCATCTGATCGTCTAGCTACCTATCAAAAGGTAGCAGGAGCTGCTCTGAGAAACAATCGCAACGCCGTAATGAAGGATTCAATAGCTTGGTCGATGGTAGCAGTTCCTTCACCAAAGTGGGCATCGAAGGTGTTCCCGGATTTAGCAGCAGAGGATCAAGTACCAGCATTATGGGAGGCTATTTTTAAAGCTGTTCGTATTGGTGAAGGCAGTACTATTGAAAAATGGCGTGAACATGTAACAAATTTAGAATCTCGTGCGGTCCTACTGAACGATAAAAAATATATGAAGCTTCACTATACAGCGCCAGGTACTGATTTAACAATTGCATTAGCACCACAGCATAAATGGGTTACTGGAGGTGGTAAAACTCCTGATGATACTATCTTTATGGCTAATATGCCGACAGAAGAGGTTTATACGTTACCGATGAAACAAGGTGTAAATGGCTATGTAAGCAATACAAAACCATTAGTTTATCAAGGGAATATTATCGATGGCTTTAAACTGACATTTGAAGAAGGAAAAATTGTTAAAGCTGAAGCACAGGTAGGACATGATTTATTACAAGAGCTTATTAATGTGGATGAAGGCTCTTGCTATTTAGGTGAAGTAGCACTTGTACCACATGAATCACCAATTTCAGCATCGGAAATTTTATATTTTAATACATTGTTTGATGAAAATGCATCGAACCATTTAGCGATTGGTAAAGCTTATCCAACTTGCTTAGAGGGTGGAAGAGATTTAGAAAACGATCAGCTTGAAACGTTAGGGGCAAATATTTCAGTAACACATGAGGACTTTATGATTGGCAGCAGTGAGATGGACATCGACGGTATTCTACCAGATGGAACTGTAGAACCAATTTTCTGTAAAGGTAGCTGGGCATTTTAA
- a CDS encoding alpha/beta hydrolase family protein encodes MNFWEVVLIVVNFSLLSWILLIGRETKKWSKLATLIAVVMVTVQLLAEGFRWQMIPAYVSPVILILCYLLAGRKKGFRSSGIFIVKTSLLCIYLSVAVALPLLMPVFSFEEPTGPHRVGTKLYHWVDHQRNEPYSKNPNDRRELMVQIWYPAAEKSKGDPEPYIRNINELSKGLEKTLSIPAFAFSHMELVKSHSFMDLQLSDSENHYPILLFSHGFNGFRNQNTFQVEELASQGYIVLSIDHTFDAAATVFPGGRTAYVQPINLTDEGDSHIKLWEEDVSFVLNQIEKLNENDETGFFTGRLDTSRIGMFGHSYGGATAAQILAKDSRVKAAINMDGTLYGEILPESGIGKPFLLMNAEEPDEADPFEVRERYGRGLAGGGMSMVIPHTDHTSFTDLHLFSPLLQSPGENPKEVHRIINEFSLAFFDQYVKQKDDGSTLKRLITQYPEVNFKINR; translated from the coding sequence ATGAATTTCTGGGAAGTTGTTTTGATAGTAGTGAATTTTAGTCTATTGAGTTGGATACTGTTAATAGGCAGAGAAACGAAAAAGTGGTCTAAATTAGCTACTTTGATTGCCGTTGTAATGGTTACAGTTCAGTTATTGGCAGAAGGTTTTAGGTGGCAGATGATTCCGGCATATGTATCCCCAGTTATCTTAATTTTATGCTATTTATTAGCTGGGCGGAAAAAGGGCTTTAGAAGTTCGGGTATATTCATAGTTAAGACTTCGTTACTATGTATCTATTTGTCTGTAGCAGTTGCGTTACCCTTACTTATGCCAGTATTTTCATTTGAAGAACCAACTGGTCCACATAGGGTCGGTACGAAGCTATATCATTGGGTTGATCATCAGAGAAATGAACCATATTCAAAAAATCCAAACGATCGGCGCGAACTGATGGTGCAAATTTGGTATCCTGCAGCTGAAAAAAGCAAGGGGGATCCAGAACCTTATATTCGTAACATAAATGAGCTCTCCAAGGGATTGGAAAAAACATTGTCTATTCCTGCATTTGCATTCAGCCACATGGAATTGGTAAAGTCTCACTCGTTTATGGATTTACAACTCTCAGACTCAGAGAATCACTATCCCATATTACTCTTCTCTCATGGTTTTAATGGTTTTCGTAATCAAAACACGTTTCAAGTTGAGGAGTTGGCTAGTCAAGGATATATTGTTCTAAGTATCGATCATACCTTTGATGCTGCAGCTACCGTCTTTCCAGGTGGTCGAACTGCTTACGTACAGCCCATCAATTTAACTGATGAAGGAGATAGTCACATAAAATTATGGGAGGAAGATGTCAGCTTTGTCCTTAATCAGATAGAGAAACTTAACGAAAACGATGAGACCGGTTTCTTTACAGGAAGACTGGATACCTCGCGAATTGGAATGTTTGGCCACTCTTACGGTGGAGCTACCGCAGCACAAATACTTGCAAAAGATTCTCGTGTCAAAGCAGCTATCAATATGGATGGTACATTGTATGGTGAAATCTTGCCTGAAAGTGGCATTGGAAAACCATTTCTGCTCATGAATGCAGAAGAGCCTGATGAAGCAGATCCCTTTGAAGTGAGGGAGCGATACGGACGCGGGTTAGCTGGCGGTGGTATGTCAATGGTCATTCCTCATACGGATCATACAAGCTTTACCGATTTACATTTGTTCTCACCTCTGTTGCAGAGCCCAGGTGAAAATCCAAAGGAAGTTCATCGTATTATTAACGAATTCAGCCTGGCATTTTTTGACCAGTATGTAAAACAGAAGGATGACGGCTCAACCCTTAAAAGGCTGATAACCCAATACCCGGAAGTGAATTTTAAAATAAACCGATAA
- a CDS encoding TetR/AcrR family transcriptional regulator → MKKDLSALKEARFNAILDSATILLVENPTASMNEIAEYAGIGIATLHRYVESREKLMLFLGHRAIQLVSDTVNQIPLDEERSENYIPELIEALIPLGDKIYFLGHDASVFNNKELGEAEEKLREPLRRVIELLQQRGYFQQTVSSEWILNTLYALLFHTWEQVHEGNVAKKSAAELVLNTFYYGFKAKDELRGK, encoded by the coding sequence ATGAAGAAAGACTTGTCAGCGTTGAAGGAAGCGAGATTTAATGCAATTCTTGATTCAGCTACTATATTGCTTGTTGAAAATCCTACTGCTTCGATGAATGAAATTGCGGAATATGCGGGAATTGGAATTGCTACACTCCATCGCTACGTCGAAAGCAGGGAGAAATTGATGCTGTTCTTGGGCCATCGGGCTATACAACTGGTAAGTGATACTGTAAACCAGATTCCACTGGATGAGGAAAGAAGCGAAAACTATATCCCGGAACTCATTGAAGCGTTAATCCCTTTAGGTGACAAAATCTATTTTCTAGGTCATGATGCATCTGTATTTAACAACAAAGAATTAGGTGAAGCAGAAGAGAAGCTGAGGGAACCCTTAAGACGCGTTATTGAATTGCTACAACAAAGAGGTTACTTTCAGCAAACAGTTAGCAGTGAATGGATTTTGAATACGCTTTATGCTCTGCTTTTCCATACCTGGGAACAGGTACATGAAGGAAATGTGGCTAAAAAATCTGCTGCAGAGCTTGTTTTAAATACATTTTATTATGGTTTCAAAGCTAAGGATGAATTGAGAGGGAAGTGA
- a CDS encoding GNAT family N-acetyltransferase encodes MNKISIVKAVHQSMVGAQLNVMALEYMVFPLAGSEEKNTVDWTFCKLWRQENNRFSHQYAYEAQMDGKTLGMITCYPIPVLNRLAWPTFKQLLSFRKLGFVVYNILNIKMLYSMFTLREGEDDEFHIGTIALLPESRGLGIGTRLIEFAEEQASLQGFAKCSLTVKKENQLAIKLYQRIGYQITGEINKPKLSLYRMVKNVEPYNHL; translated from the coding sequence ATGAATAAAATCTCTATTGTAAAGGCTGTTCATCAATCCATGGTCGGCGCCCAGCTAAATGTAATGGCATTGGAATACATGGTGTTTCCACTTGCAGGATCTGAGGAGAAGAACACAGTCGATTGGACATTTTGTAAGCTATGGCGGCAGGAGAACAACCGTTTTAGTCATCAATACGCCTATGAAGCTCAAATGGACGGGAAAACTTTAGGGATGATTACTTGCTATCCCATACCCGTTTTAAATCGTCTTGCCTGGCCCACTTTTAAACAGCTGCTTTCGTTCCGAAAGCTGGGTTTTGTTGTTTATAACATTTTGAATATCAAAATGCTTTATTCCATGTTTACCTTGAGGGAGGGAGAAGATGACGAGTTTCACATCGGAACAATTGCCTTACTGCCCGAAAGTCGAGGACTAGGGATAGGTACCAGATTAATTGAGTTTGCTGAGGAACAAGCTTCGCTGCAAGGCTTTGCCAAATGCTCTCTAACGGTAAAGAAAGAGAACCAACTTGCCATTAAATTGTATCAGAGGATAGGCTACCAGATTACAGGTGAAATCAATAAACCAAAGTTATCGTTGTACAGAATGGTCAAAAACGTAGAACCTTACAACCATTTATAA
- a CDS encoding heavy metal-binding domain-containing protein, which produces MIVTTTSGIQGKEIIEYIDIVNGEAIMGANIVRDLFASVRDVVGGRAGAYESKLKDARDIAMDEMKELAKQKGANAIIGIDVDYEVVRDGMLMVAVSGTAVRI; this is translated from the coding sequence ATGATTGTAACAACAACTTCCGGAATTCAAGGTAAAGAAATTATTGAGTATATTGATATTGTAAATGGTGAAGCTATTATGGGTGCAAACATTGTCCGCGATTTATTCGCTTCAGTTCGTGATGTTGTCGGTGGCCGTGCTGGTGCTTATGAAAGTAAGCTAAAAGACGCTCGTGATATTGCAATGGACGAAATGAAAGAACTTGCAAAACAAAAAGGTGCGAACGCTATCATCGGCATTGACGTAGATTACGAAGTTGTACGTGATGGAATGTTAATGGTTGCTGTCAGTGGTACAGCTGTACGTATATAA
- a CDS encoding CPBP family glutamic-type intramembrane protease — protein sequence MSFIKMNTKELVMLIVYILFALLQIGLFILFGISLLTNSNLVESEFALSAIGLTVPAIVGIIFFRKEIIESFTYFKEKTILKIVSIPMVVLLMIIVENSIMHFLNTGQPENQEQILTNGAEMPIIFTLLLFGIIGPIIEEIIFRHILVNRFSEYVGTAIASIVSIIIFAGLHSNQLSDLAIYLPGTVMLTAAYLISNRSLAYVIAIHMLNNFIPFI from the coding sequence GTGAGCTTTATAAAAATGAATACAAAAGAACTTGTTATGCTAATAGTTTATATACTGTTTGCACTACTTCAAATTGGCTTGTTCATATTATTTGGCATCTCCCTTTTAACTAACAGCAACTTAGTTGAATCAGAATTTGCTCTTAGTGCCATCGGTTTGACTGTACCTGCTATTGTAGGAATCATTTTCTTTAGGAAAGAAATTATTGAAAGTTTTACTTATTTTAAAGAGAAAACAATTTTGAAAATAGTAAGCATTCCTATGGTAGTTTTACTTATGATAATTGTGGAAAATTCTATTATGCATTTTCTAAATACAGGTCAGCCAGAGAACCAAGAACAGATCCTTACAAATGGCGCAGAGATGCCTATTATATTCACATTACTTCTATTTGGGATTATAGGACCAATAATTGAAGAAATTATATTTCGTCATATATTAGTAAATCGTTTTTCGGAATATGTTGGTACTGCTATTGCATCCATCGTTTCGATTATAATTTTTGCAGGTCTTCATTCAAATCAACTTTCGGATCTTGCTATATATTTACCTGGCACAGTGATGCTTACTGCGGCTTATCTTATTTCTAATAGATCCCTTGCATATGTTATAGCGATACATATGTTAAACAATTTTATTCCTTTTATTTAA
- a CDS encoding TetR/AcrR family transcriptional regulator, with protein MTKVDKIKEKIIETSLYLFNTNGITRTSIQDIMTATELPKGSIYRRFKSKEEIVLAAYDKSGEIMWSHFHKAMENKKTAIDKILAIFLVYQDAANNPPIAGGCPLLNSAIESTGVFPELQKAAAKGYDDTVMLMASLIKEGIEKQELKEDIDIISLASFLASSMEGAIMASRVSNDNIHHHYFIEQIKHHLFSYSK; from the coding sequence ATGACTAAAGTTGATAAGATTAAAGAAAAAATTATTGAAACATCTTTATATTTATTTAATACTAATGGGATAACTCGCACATCCATACAGGATATAATGACAGCTACTGAACTACCTAAAGGATCTATTTATCGTAGATTCAAAAGTAAAGAAGAAATTGTCCTTGCTGCCTATGACAAAAGTGGTGAGATTATGTGGAGTCATTTTCATAAAGCAATGGAAAATAAAAAGACAGCAATCGATAAAATTCTTGCAATTTTCCTTGTATATCAAGATGCAGCTAATAATCCTCCTATTGCTGGAGGCTGTCCATTACTTAATAGCGCAATTGAAAGTACTGGAGTATTTCCAGAATTACAAAAAGCAGCAGCAAAAGGTTATGATGATACAGTAATGTTAATGGCTTCTCTCATAAAAGAAGGAATAGAGAAACAAGAACTTAAAGAAGATATAGATATTATATCGCTCGCTTCTTTTCTTGCATCTTCAATGGAGGGAGCTATTATGGCAAGTCGCGTATCTAACGATAATATACACCATCATTATTTTATTGAACAAATAAAACATCATCTTTTCTCTTATTCTAAATAA
- a CDS encoding sugar-binding transcriptional regulator — MEKDKQQLSVEVARLYYQSDYSQQEIANKLNISRPTISRLLKYAKEKGFVQISIADPFADLDNVGNLLKEKYNLLEAHVVFSPVPEYATITEYISKYAAEYMEKTVKNGDIVGVSWGMTMYEIARKIVPQHVKGVEVVQLKGGISHSSVNTYANETIALFADAFQTTPRNLPLPVIFDNAVTKELVEQDRHIHHIIEMGKQANIAIFTVGTVRDEALLFRLGYFDKDETNLLKKQSVGDICSRFFDGDGNISSEEINKRTIGIELEELKLKKRSILVAGGNRKIKAIDGALRGGYANVLIIDQHTAKELLHYQKG, encoded by the coding sequence ATGGAAAAAGATAAACAACAATTAAGCGTTGAAGTTGCAAGATTATATTATCAATCAGATTATAGTCAGCAAGAAATTGCTAACAAATTAAATATTTCAAGACCGACGATTTCTAGATTGTTAAAGTACGCGAAAGAAAAAGGGTTTGTTCAAATTAGCATCGCCGATCCATTTGCGGATTTAGATAACGTTGGGAATTTACTGAAAGAAAAGTACAACTTGTTAGAGGCACATGTTGTGTTTTCTCCAGTACCGGAATATGCAACGATTACAGAGTATATAAGTAAATATGCTGCTGAGTATATGGAAAAGACGGTTAAAAACGGTGATATTGTTGGTGTAAGCTGGGGAATGACGATGTATGAAATCGCTAGAAAAATCGTACCTCAACATGTAAAAGGGGTAGAGGTTGTCCAGCTAAAAGGTGGTATTAGTCATTCAAGTGTAAATACATATGCGAATGAGACGATAGCTTTATTTGCAGATGCTTTTCAAACGACGCCAAGAAATCTACCTCTTCCAGTTATATTTGATAATGCAGTGACAAAAGAATTAGTGGAGCAGGATCGACATATTCATCACATTATCGAAATGGGAAAACAAGCGAATATTGCAATTTTTACTGTAGGAACAGTGCGAGACGAAGCGTTATTATTCCGATTAGGTTATTTCGATAAGGATGAAACAAATTTACTCAAAAAACAATCGGTCGGTGACATTTGTTCACGTTTCTTTGATGGAGACGGAAATATTAGTAGCGAAGAAATCAATAAGCGTACCATTGGAATTGAGTTAGAGGAACTGAAATTAAAGAAACGCTCTATTTTAGTTGCAGGTGGTAATAGAAAAATAAAAGCAATTGATGGTGCGTTACGTGGCGGGTATGCGAATGTATTAATTATCGATCAGCATACAGCAAAAGAACTGTTACATTATCAAAAAGGTTAG
- the deoC gene encoding deoxyribose-phosphate aldolase has protein sequence MNIAKLIDHTILKANTTKEDVMKVIEEAKEYKFASVCINPPWVKLAADELAGHDVDVCTVIGFPLGASTTETKAFETKDAIAKGATEVDMVINVGALKDGDNELVEKDIYEVVQAAKGKALVKVIIETCLLTDEEKVRACELSVKAGADFVKTSTGFSTGGATAEDIALMRKTVGPNVGVKASGGVRTREDADKMVAAGASRVGASASVAIVLNDAKGATDNY, from the coding sequence ATGAACATTGCAAAGTTAATTGACCATACAATTTTAAAAGCTAATACTACTAAAGAAGATGTTATGAAAGTAATCGAAGAAGCAAAGGAATATAAATTCGCTTCTGTTTGTATTAACCCACCATGGGTAAAATTAGCGGCTGATGAACTAGCTGGGCATGATGTAGACGTTTGTACTGTAATCGGTTTCCCATTAGGAGCAAGCACTACTGAAACAAAAGCATTTGAAACAAAAGATGCTATTGCAAAAGGTGCAACTGAAGTTGATATGGTAATCAACGTAGGCGCTTTGAAAGATGGCGACAACGAACTTGTTGAAAAAGACATTTATGAAGTAGTACAAGCAGCAAAAGGAAAAGCTCTTGTAAAAGTAATCATTGAAACTTGCCTATTAACAGATGAAGAGAAAGTACGTGCTTGTGAATTATCAGTAAAAGCTGGTGCTGATTTCGTAAAAACTTCAACTGGATTCTCAACTGGCGGAGCAACTGCTGAAGATATCGCATTAATGCGTAAAACAGTAGGACCAAACGTTGGTGTAAAAGCATCTGGCGGTGTTCGTACACGTGAAGATGCAGACAAAATGGTAGCTGCTGGAGCTTCTCGCGTTGGAGCAAGTGCTAGTGTTGCAATCGTATTAAATGATGCAAAAGGTGCTACAGATAACTACTAA
- a CDS encoding NupC/NupG family nucleoside CNT transporter: MKYLIGVFGLVLILGIAWLASNDRKKVKYRPIITMVILQFILGFLLLNTSVGNILISGIADGFGELLKYAADGVNFVFGGLVNQKEFSFFLSVLMPIVFISALIGILQHIKVLPIIVKSIGLALSKVNGMGKLESYNAVASAILGQSEVFISVKKQLGLLPEKRMYTLCASAMSTVSMSIVGSYMVLLKPQYVVTALVLNLFGGFIIASIINPYEVTEEEDMLEVQEEEKKTFFEVLGEYIIDGFKVAITVAAMLVGFVALIAFINAIFKGIIGISFQEILGYAFAPFAFIMGVPWHEAVNAGNIMATKLVSNEFVAMTDLAQGNFNFSDRTTAIISVFLVSFANFSSIGIIAGAVKSLNEKQGNVVARFGLKLLFGATLVSFLSATIVGLLF; this comes from the coding sequence ATGAAATACTTAATCGGTGTTTTTGGCCTCGTATTGATTTTAGGTATCGCTTGGCTTGCTAGTAATGATAGAAAGAAAGTCAAATATCGTCCAATCATAACGATGGTTATATTACAATTTATTTTGGGGTTTCTATTATTAAATACAAGTGTAGGGAATATATTAATTAGCGGAATAGCAGATGGTTTTGGAGAGCTATTAAAATATGCCGCTGACGGTGTGAATTTCGTATTTGGTGGATTAGTAAATCAAAAAGAGTTTTCGTTCTTTTTAAGTGTATTAATGCCAATCGTATTTATATCAGCCTTAATAGGTATTTTGCAACATATTAAAGTATTACCTATTATTGTGAAATCTATCGGTCTAGCATTAAGTAAAGTAAATGGAATGGGGAAACTAGAATCATATAACGCTGTTGCATCTGCGATTTTAGGACAATCTGAAGTATTTATTTCAGTTAAGAAACAACTAGGGTTATTGCCAGAGAAAAGAATGTATACATTATGTGCATCAGCAATGTCTACAGTTTCTATGTCTATCGTTGGATCATATATGGTGTTATTAAAACCACAATATGTTGTAACCGCTTTAGTGCTTAACTTATTCGGTGGTTTCATCATTGCTTCTATCATTAACCCATATGAAGTTACTGAGGAAGAAGATATGTTAGAAGTACAAGAAGAAGAGAAGAAGACCTTCTTTGAAGTATTAGGGGAATACATTATTGATGGATTTAAAGTTGCGATTACAGTAGCAGCTATGTTAGTCGGTTTCGTTGCTCTTATCGCATTCATTAATGCAATATTTAAAGGTATAATCGGTATTTCATTCCAAGAAATTCTTGGTTATGCATTTGCACCATTTGCATTTATTATGGGTGTACCTTGGCATGAAGCAGTTAATGCCGGAAATATTATGGCAACAAAATTAGTATCAAATGAATTTGTCGCTATGACAGATTTAGCACAAGGAAACTTTAATTTCTCAGATAGAACGACAGCGATTATCTCTGTATTTTTAGTTTCATTTGCAAACTTCTCTTCAATTGGGATTATTGCAGGGGCAGTTAAGAGCTTAAATGAAAAGCAAGGGAATGTAGTCGCAAGGTTTGGTTTGAAATTACTATTCGGTGCAACATTAGTAAGTTTCTTATCAGCAACAATCGTTGGCTTATTATTTTAA